DNA from Balearica regulorum gibbericeps isolate bBalReg1 chromosome 18, bBalReg1.pri, whole genome shotgun sequence:
CTTTGCTCTGAAGCATGCAATTAGAACTGAAGTGACTGTTCCTGCTTGTTAATAAGACCCATTTCTTAACTGTATCCTTGAACTGGCTGAtgggaaaaaatctttttcttttattttctaaaggtGGATCCAGTTAATGTTTATCAAAAAAATATATGTGCTAACACGGCTGAGCGAATAGCACAACATGGCATGACAGAGCAGGAATAACTTGAATTGCTGTTGCCACCAGACTGATCATAAAGCTAGCTTCTGATGGGAGAGATTTAATCCTCTTGAAGACAGTATTGTCATGATATAACATTTTGCCTATCAATCAGAGTTCTCTACAGGTGTAGCCAAAATAAACTGCAGCCATGTCTTCGGATGCTGAGATGGCCATCTTTGGGGAGGCAGCTGCATATCTCCGAAagtcagagaaggaaagaattgCAGCCCAGAACAAGCCTTTCGATGCCAAGTCATCCGTCTTTGTGGTGCATCCTAAGGAATCCTTTGTGAAAGGGACAATCCAGAGTAGGCAATCAGGGAAGGTCACTGTCAAGACTGAAGCTGGAgaggtgaggggaaaaaacagtctgAAGGACACCATTGATTCCCAGTCTCATCTCTTAGCTGACATACATGGTTCTCCTCCTTCTGACAGACCCTGACTGTGAAGGAAGATCAGGTCTTTGCCATGAACCCTCCCAAGTACGATAAAATCGAGGACATGGCCATGATGACCCACCTCCACGAACCCGCTGTGCTGTACAACCTCAAAGAGCGTTACGCAGCCTGGATGATCTACGTAAGTACCAGCAGCAGTCTTCCTTTGGGTAGCTAGGAGGAACTGCTCTGCCAGGCTAAGTGGAAGCCAACGTGCTGTCTCCCTTCCTCGCAGACCTACTCGGGTCTCTTCTGCGTCACTGTCAACCCCTACAAGTGGCTGCCGGTGTACAACCCAGAGGTGGTGTTGGCCTACCGAGGCAAGAAGCGCCAGGAGGCCCCTCCACACATCTTCTCCATCTCTGACAGTGCCTATCAGTCCATGCTAACTGGTGAGTGGCTGTAACTCCCTTAAGGTAATTATACTGTGAATAGCTTTCAGGGGAATAACAAGTTGTGTCTAAACTCTCAGTTTGGATTGTTTCTTTCCAGGGTCATTTCCCAGATCACCCATATTTGTTACTCTAAAGATTCTAGATGTCCCTTTAAGCAGAATCTCAAAGAAGCTGTGTTTAGCTCTAAGGACTATTACAATAAGCATAGAGTGAACTCCTCCAGATCTGTTTTCATCTTCTTAAGTCCCCCAATGATATCATATCAGGTTTAGCACTTTAATATACaatttcatggtttttttaCTGCACATCTGAGCTTTATGCtgcaaaaacattatttcagtggGCAATAAAgccattttctccttcttttgcACACAGTATAAAAAAGATACTAAGAACATTAAGAAAACAATTAGaatgtttcacagaatcatagaatcatagaagtatagaatggtttgggtttgaagggaccttaaagcccgtctagttccaacccccctgctatgggcagggacaccctccactagaccacgttgccaaAAGCATCattcaacctggccttcaacacttccagggatggggcctccacaacctctctgggcaacctgtgccagtgcctcaccactctaacagtaaagaatttctttctaacatctaatctcaattgaccctccttcagcttgaaaccattatcccttgtcctgtcactacactctctgataaacagtccctctccagctttcctgtaggccccttcaggtactggtaagctgcaatgAGATCTCCCCGGAggcttcttttctccaggctgaacaaccccaagtctctcagcctgtcctcataggagaggtgctccagccctcaaATCAGCTTCCTGTCAGAAAAGTGGCCTATCTCTTGTGGCACTGTGCTGTAGCTACCCTGGCCTACCAAACATTTAAGGAGTTCCTTGGTGTAGAAGTCTCTGTGGCTGCCTATGGGACATGGTGGGGTGGGATGCTGGAGTGCAGCTCTGAGCAGTTCCAGTGGAAgtaatgaaaactaaaaatgacaaaagtcTTGACTTGCATGTACTTGCCTACTCATGTGGTAAAATTGGAGCGCACAAGGCTGTGTGATGTGCATAATATGCTGGAAACAAGAAGTTGGGCATGTGTAAGGAATAGTGTTGTGGGCTTGAGTGAGTAAAAAATTAAGGTCAGGTATGGCAACATTGTATAGGTGTTGAGTGTCGAGCCAGGGGTTATTCCAGATGCTAGTGAATTGCATGCAGATGACAGTGATTTCTACAGGGAACTGGCGGTGGATCATGTGGATTTATGTCTCTCTGGGCTAATGGCTTGAATGAATACAAATCACTCCCTGGGTTACACTACAAAGTGAGTTTAGATATACCTATGTAGCTTTGGTAAAATGTCTACTTTAATCTTCTGCAGCCAAGAATATACATGCCTGAAAGAATAATGCCTAAAGTACAGAAAGAGATAACATGTTTTCAGTGGGCTGATGGCTCCTCTGATGGGCCTGGAAACAGCTGGGACAGGGTATTATTTGGACTCCCCCACTTGCCATTGACTCTCTATACTGGGAGGGTGCAGATGAGCTTTTATCATGTGACCTGATATTAacctgaaattttaatttcatttgaatatttcctctttttttttttctcactgtgtaacttttaaaacaagatctgattttttgcaagaaatctagcaaaaaatcaaaagagaaaatgaagatggtgaaaaaaacattaatagaaaacattaattCTTCTGCATTTGATAGAAAGATGAATgaacaaaggaaaggaagaagaaagagggaaaaaaagtgttgctGAAATGTCAATTTTTTGATAGAATCCAAAATCTTTCTAGGGCGGAGTACTACTGAGGCAAGTTACTTAACTGCCAAACatatgtttttgtcaaacaaCTACCATGATATCTTATTTTTAGAccatttttagtattttctgtgttgttcaTTGGCATTacagtttctttgtttctgcctCTAATACAGATCATGAAAACCAGTCGATCCTGATCACGTATGTACACCCCTGCTCGGGTCCCTGTAGGGCTGCCTGGTGCCAGGGGACCTCCTGCCTGACCACatgctctctgcttctctctttggTTTGGCAGCGGAGAATCCGGTGCAGGGAAGACTGTGAACACAAAGCGTGTCATCCAGTACTTTGCAACAATTGCAGtgagtggggagaaaaagaaggaggagaagcaaCAATCAGGCAAAATGCAGGTGAGTTACCAATTACTAACATTTTGTCTAGTTCTGCAGTTATTATGTGGATTTAACTGTGTCTTTTAACAGTAATTATCCTGTAGGGAACGCTTGAGGATCAAATCATCAGTGCCAACCCACTGCTGGAGGCCTTTGGAAATGCCAAGACTGTGAGGAATGACAACTCCTCACGCTTTGTGAGTTTTCACGCAAAACCGGCTTCAATTTACAAGTGGGAAGAAGGGTATTGTTATTGAGTGCTTCCTGAAATTCAACAATAAGAAATTTATATTCATGtttccttaaatatttcctcattttataGCTAAGTAttgaaacaaaagacaaaatacacatataaatgacagaaataaaatttaaaatggaacCTTAAATGTACATTCAGTGCAAATATACCCTGAAATGGTAAACTGGTAGAATGATACATACATCTGTTTTCACTGtataaaatgttcatttcctAGTTCAGCCCTCAGCAGAACTTTATTCAAATCTAGATCAGATTGTTCTGGGCCTCATACAGTCAAGTTTTGAAACAGCCTCTGGGTACCTTTCCTAAAACTGCAATAcactaatattaaaaatgttggtGTTTGTGTCTAGTCAGAATTTCTCTTACTGCAGTGTGTGATGTTGCCATTTGTGCTTTCATAATAAACCTCTAGCTCTGACTTCTCTATGACTCCCTTTAGGAAGTAGAGCTTCCCTTCTGTTGTCCGAACTCCATCCACATATCCTCTCCTTAAAActgtcatctcttttttttgtttcccccttTCTTAAGGGTAAGTTCATCAGGATTCACTTTGGTGCCACAGGCAAACTGGCTTCTGCTGACATTGAAACATGTAAGAGACCCTCCTGGCCTGATCACgttccttcctccctttccacCTCAGTGTACTCTCTCAGACCTAACTCTGTCCTACTGTCTTTGACAGATCTGCTGGAGAAGTCCAGAGTCACTTTCCAGCTCAAGGCAGAAAGAAGCTACCACATATTTTATCAGATCATATCCAACAAGAAACCAGAGCTAATTGGTAGGAAGTATTATGAATTCTTTGATGGAATCCAATAACATTTATCTTCATTCTTATGCCCAGATATGTCCTATTCCTCTTTGCAGACATGCTCCTCATTACCACCAACCCATATGACTACCAATTTGTGAGTCAGGGGGAGATCACTGTTGCCAGCATTAATGATCAGGAGGAACTGATGGCTACAGATGTAAGTGACACAAAGCATATTGATATGGTGAAAGTTCCATTTAATGACCCAGAGGTTTATTTGACTGATTCTGTTGCCAGAGTGCTATTGACATCCTGGGCTTCACCGCTGATGAGAAAACAGCCATTTACAAGCTGACAGGGGCTGTCATGCACTATGGGAACCTGAAGTTCAAGCAGAAGCAGCgtgaggagcaggcagagccggATGGCACAGAAGGTATTAGGATAATTTGCTATTGATCTGTCCGTACTACCAGCAAAATTTTGCATTGTGAGACCAACAGAGTCAGTAGAAAAGGTGTTTTTTGAAAATGgcaagcttttttccttctaagaagagactttttttttttttttttttttaagaaattgagTTAAGCATtccaaggacaaaaaaaaagattgcttaGATGTCTTCTTCTCATTGTCTTTAAGCCTGAATTCTAAATTTTTAGGTTTCTTGGCTCTGAAATCTCCATTGTCTCACATCACATTGTCTCTCCTCTATCCTCCCAGTTCTAGGGAATGACattgaaagaaacagagagataTGGTTTATCAACACCTGACTCTGAAGCTGGTGTCACCAGCAGAATTTTTGGGTTTTCAGTCATGGGATGATCTCAGGCCTGCtggggcctgatgggattcacctttctcaatggggcaaaaatatttttgttcatgaGCTAGTGTGACTGAttgaaagagatttaaattCCATTTGGAGGGGGAAGGGATAAAATTAGGCTTACTAGACATAAGCTATGTGATAGCATGACAATGTCTGAGGGATAGTGTGCTAGTGAGAGCTTACATTCTTCTCCATAATGTACTGAGTACTCTGGAACACTATTTGAAGTATTTGCACACTATTGCATGCAGCATGaggaataaacaagaaaaagaagcagctttgtCTCAGTCCCAGAGCTATGACATCATTAGCATAAATGAGACTTGGTGGGAAGAGTCCTGTGACTAGAGTGCTGTGATTGATAGTTATAGGCTTTTCAGGAGTGAGAAGCAGGACAAACAAGGTGGAGGGATAGCACTGCATGTTAAGGAGAAGTTGGACTGTACAGCGCTTGCAGTTGGGGACAATATGATTGAAAGCCTCTGTGTAAGGATTAGGGGTAAAGCTAATAAAGCAGATGTTGTGGGAGTCTACGTCAGATCACCCAGCTAGGATGGTGACACTGATGTACTATTCTATATGAAATTAAGGGAAATCTCAAATCAGTTGCCCTTGTCCTTATGGCTGACTTCAACTTTCCAGATGTTAACTGGGGCTATCATGCAGTAGACATGAACAGGTCCAGGAAATTCCTGAAACACGTTGAAGATAACTTCTTGATACAGGTACTAAGGGAGCCAACTGGGAAAGGTG
Protein-coding regions in this window:
- the LOC142604370 gene encoding myosin heavy chain, skeletal muscle, adult-like; the protein is MSSDAEMAIFGEAAAYLRKSEKERIAAQNKPFDAKSSVFVVHPKESFVKGTIQSRQSGKVTVKTEAGETLTVKEDQVFAMNPPKYDKIEDMAMMTHLHEPAVLYNLKERYAAWMIYTYSGLFCVTVNPYKWLPVYNPEVVLAYRGKKRQEAPPHIFSISDSAYQSMLTGEWL